In a single window of the Desulfovibrio mangrovi genome:
- a CDS encoding antibiotic biosynthesis monooxygenase family protein, translating into MYAREWKCLCPPQNKEGFLDYLYKTGVREILKAPGYMGFQLMDREVGDKVEIVLITYWKSLEAVAEFVGEDIDVAKLYPEDELYGIEPDLTVRHYKVLERSLA; encoded by the coding sequence ATGTACGCACGTGAGTGGAAGTGTCTGTGTCCCCCGCAGAACAAGGAAGGGTTTCTGGATTACCTGTACAAGACCGGCGTGCGCGAGATTCTCAAGGCGCCTGGATATATGGGCTTCCAGCTGATGGACCGCGAAGTCGGCGACAAGGTGGAGATTGTGCTCATCACCTACTGGAAGTCGTTGGAGGCTGTGGCCGAATTTGTGGGTGAAGATATTGATGTGGCCAAGCTGTATCCGGAGGATGAACTGTACGGCATTGAGCCGGATCTGACGGTTCGCCACTACAAGGTGCTGGAACGCAGCCTCGCCTGA
- a CDS encoding restriction endonuclease, with product MAVWLHRISHRSDVSHPLLERGVLSIGFSDFSSVSFCENVRLNGLDALAEEFQKKWNVCSRRRFNLWNFVFRMKKGDRIVVPFSGVFSVYEIVGDEVFKAVDLNVINFKTNLGKVIKHGIDGLLYDEDDKIIDLGFFWKVNLVQENVPRRDYVDSALSSRMKILSTNADITDIEGAVDDALLRWKEKKPINLRSILYEKVSSIVLDSMLKSLDPDRFEKLVKWYFLRLGASRVFIPPKNETGKQGDCDVVAVFEPLKTIYYVQVKFHTGTTSDYAARQIIDYRTLKDVDEEGYSTIPWVVSSAEFSKECMETAKEHGVVLITGADFCLMLLDVGMSSLDEAFV from the coding sequence ATGGCTGTCTGGCTTCATAGGATCTCGCATAGGTCTGACGTTTCACACCCTCTGTTGGAAAGAGGGGTGTTAAGTATAGGATTTTCAGATTTTAGTTCTGTATCGTTTTGTGAAAACGTCAGACTTAATGGTTTAGATGCGTTGGCAGAAGAGTTTCAGAAAAAATGGAATGTTTGTTCTAGAAGGCGATTTAATTTATGGAATTTTGTTTTTAGAATGAAAAAAGGGGATAGGATTGTTGTTCCTTTTTCCGGAGTGTTCTCGGTGTATGAGATTGTCGGTGATGAGGTGTTCAAAGCTGTAGATCTGAATGTCATAAATTTTAAAACAAATCTTGGAAAGGTTATAAAGCATGGAATAGATGGCTTGTTGTATGATGAAGATGATAAAATTATAGATCTTGGATTTTTTTGGAAGGTGAATTTGGTTCAAGAGAATGTTCCAAGGCGTGATTATGTTGATAGTGCATTGTCTTCAAGAATGAAGATATTATCAACAAATGCAGATATTACAGATATTGAAGGGGCCGTTGATGACGCTTTGTTGCGGTGGAAAGAGAAAAAGCCGATAAACCTTCGTTCAATTCTATATGAAAAAGTGAGTAGTATCGTGCTTGATTCAATGCTGAAATCATTGGATCCAGATAGGTTCGAAAAGCTCGTTAAATGGTATTTTTTACGGTTAGGAGCTTCCCGTGTATTTATTCCCCCAAAAAATGAAACGGGAAAGCAAGGCGATTGTGATGTTGTGGCGGTTTTTGAACCTCTTAAAACAATATATTACGTGCAGGTAAAGTTTCATACGGGAACAACTTCAGACTACGCCGCAAGGCAGATTATCGATTATCGAACACTTAAGGATGTGGATGAGGAAGGATATTCGACAATTCCGTGGGTAGTTTCTTCTGCTGAATTCTCCAAGGAATGTATGGAAACAGCAAAGGAACATGGTGTCGTTCTTATTACTGGAGCGGATTTCTGTTTGATGTTGCTGGACGTGGGAATGAGTTCGCTTGACGAAGCGTTTGTTTGA
- the cobI gene encoding precorrin-2 C(20)-methyltransferase produces MTAIHSATTGTLYGIGVGPGDPDLLTLKAAKILGTVDVIFAAASTKNDYSTALQIAAPHLRKDVETMMLGFPMTRDKAALAIAWQDNAKAVAEVLNSGRSGAFLTLGDPLIYSTFGYLMRTLTELCPDANIEVVPGITSYQASAAHTRTILCESGENLLLLSGVRDTDSLHAMLAQADNSVILKTYRNFGAIRQVLDATGKKGETVFISRLGMEGEQIIRNIADAPEKPHYFSHLLIPKSKKD; encoded by the coding sequence ATGACCGCAATCCATTCCGCAACGACGGGCACCCTGTACGGCATCGGCGTAGGTCCGGGCGACCCCGACCTGCTGACGCTGAAAGCCGCGAAGATTCTCGGCACGGTGGACGTCATCTTTGCCGCAGCTTCCACCAAGAACGATTATTCCACCGCCCTGCAGATTGCCGCGCCGCACCTGCGCAAGGACGTGGAAACCATGATGCTGGGCTTTCCCATGACCCGCGACAAGGCTGCACTGGCCATCGCATGGCAGGACAACGCCAAGGCCGTGGCGGAAGTTCTCAATTCCGGCCGAAGCGGCGCATTCCTCACGCTGGGCGATCCGCTCATCTACTCCACCTTCGGCTACCTGATGCGCACCCTGACGGAACTGTGCCCCGACGCGAACATCGAAGTCGTTCCCGGCATCACCTCGTATCAGGCTTCCGCCGCTCACACCCGCACCATCCTGTGCGAATCCGGCGAAAACCTCCTGCTGCTTTCCGGCGTACGGGATACGGATTCACTGCACGCCATGCTCGCACAGGCGGACAACAGCGTCATTCTGAAAACCTACCGGAATTTCGGCGCCATCCGGCAGGTACTTGATGCGACGGGCAAGAAAGGTGAGACCGTGTTCATCTCCCGCCTCGGCATGGAAGGCGAACAGATTATCCGCAACATTGCAGATGCTCCGGAAAAACCACATTACTTCTCGCACCTGCTCATTCCCAAGTCGAAGAAAGACTAA